CCTCCGACCCGACGTGATAGTACATCTTCCCGAGGGAAAAGACGTTGTGATCGATTCTAAGGTCTCACTCACCGCTTATGAGAGATACATGTCCTGCGAGAATGAAGAGGAGAAGGGGGATTACCTCAGGCAGCATATTCTCTCGTTTCGAAACCACATAAAGGAACTCAGTTCCAAGGGATACCAGGGTATTTCCGGAATCACGAGCCTTAACTACGTTTTGATGTTCGTTCCGCTTGAATCCGCTTTCATGCTGGCCATAGAGACCGAGAGGGATCTTTACTCTGAGGCTTTCGAGAAAAACGTTATAATTGTCTGCCCCTCGACTCTTCTCGCGACGCTTAGAACAATACACAGCATCTGGCAGTTTGAGTATCAGAACGCAAACGCCAGGGAAATAGCCGAGAGCGCCGGTAGGATGTACGACAAGTTCGTGACTTTCACTGAGCATCTTGAAGAAATCGGAAAGCGCATAGAGCAGTCCGATCAGGCTTATCAGAAAGCGATGAGCAGTCTTCGCGACGGCAAGGGCAACCTCGTGAAAAGAGCCTTGGATCTCAAGGAGTTAGGAATAAAGACCTCGAAAGAACTTCCCCCAGATTTTTCGGAGAGGTCCGAACTCTCGGGATACGCGGTTTCTTCCGGCAAGGAGACGGACGAGGGATTATAGTGATCCGTCGGGTTTAGAAAAAGGAGGGGAAATCGTGTACGATTCCACTTCCTAAATTCGATATCTAGAGAGGTAGCATAGATTGTTTGAGAATTCTATTAAAGGCAACTGGGCTCTGGTGCTCGGTTCTTCAAGCGGTTTCGGGGAGGCCTGCAGTCTTGAGCTTGCGCGCCGGGGAATGAATATTTTCGGCGTCCACCTTGACCGCAGGGGCACGATGGCGAAAGTGGAGAGCATAATTGAGGAGATAAAAGCTACGGGAAGCGAAGTGAAGTTCTATAACGTAAACGTGGCCGACGCGGAGAAAAGACAGGAGGTCATTGGGGATATAAAGGACGTGGTGCAGCAGGATGGCTCCCAGGTAAAGGTGATGATACATTCCGTTGCCTTCGGGACGCTAAAGCGCTACGTTGCGGATGAACGCAGAGACGTTCTTAACAGCAAGAACATTGACATGACTCTAGACGTGATGGCCCACAGCATCGTTTACTGGGCCCAGGATCTTGTTATGGAAGGAATAATGGGCGAGGGCGGGAGAATATTCGCCATGACGAGTTCGGGGAGTCACAGGGTATGGCCTACTTACGGCGCGGTATCGGCCGCCAAGGCTGCCATAGAGGCCCACATACGGCAGCTTGCCGTTGAACTCGCTCCAAGCGGTATTACCGCGAACTCAATAATGGCCGGAGTAACGGACACTCCCGCGCTGAGAAAGATCCCGGGAAACGACAAGCTCCTTGACCACGCTCTCG
The Candidatus Dadabacteria bacterium DNA segment above includes these coding regions:
- a CDS encoding SDR family oxidoreductase; the encoded protein is MVLGSSSGFGEACSLELARRGMNIFGVHLDRRGTMAKVESIIEEIKATGSEVKFYNVNVADAEKRQEVIGDIKDVVQQDGSQVKVMIHSVAFGTLKRYVADERRDVLNSKNIDMTLDVMAHSIVYWAQDLVMEGIMGEGGRIFAMTSSGSHRVWPTYGAVSAAKAAIEAHIRQLAVELAPSGITANSIMAGVTDTPALRKIPGNDKLLDHALGANPSGRLTTPEDVAKAIALLSLDEASWITGNVIGVDGGEDLV